A part of Synechococcus sp. KORDI-49 genomic DNA contains:
- a CDS encoding DUF3764 family protein gives MTETTVLDFRLSNSFEEYRDHMNAPEQQAMFAQMGVSTFYIGVCKDDPTRATVMFQGPENVLHDVFINPETKPVVEASGHVYDGTVITRWLA, from the coding sequence ATGACCGAGACCACTGTTCTGGATTTCAGGCTCAGCAACAGCTTCGAGGAGTACCGCGATCACATGAACGCCCCGGAGCAGCAGGCGATGTTCGCTCAGATGGGCGTCAGCACCTTCTACATCGGTGTCTGCAAGGACGATCCGACGCGGGCCACCGTGATGTTCCAGGGGCCTGAGAACGTCCTCCACGATGTGTTCATCAACCCGGAGACCAAGCCTGTGGTGGAAGCCTCCGGACACGTCTACGACGGCACCGTGATCACCCGCTGGCTGGCCTGA
- a CDS encoding 1-acyl-sn-glycerol-3-phosphate acyltransferase, translating to MPHASIQSARPALRRLPTRASRTVQGVLRRLLPWVFASQRLQLDHGNADEGLAREFAAQQQGERTLLLAFRHPSPRDPLVLADLFWTRVPEAARRLGLTLPRPIELRFLYDRGIPLWAGPLIGWLLQRCGGIAIHRGRLDRPALKQARDALAQGRHALVVAPEGATNNLSGEMAPLEPGVAQLAFWAAEDMDEADDPRPLHVIPVGIRYSWRRPDWAALEARLTALEQHLGLSPEDQGNRRERLLRIGAELIEALEQLERLRPEQDQPLTQRIEAYRLHGLRKAESHFGLRASGTLQERCRRIEQAAWDRIYRENLDQLPPLERSLADWEAREADQQLTRMRLVEHFTSVSGHYVSDQPDFDRFAEMVLLVEEAIGWIEASPWNGKPSLGPQRVELSLGEALAVQPRVADYRSNRRRAVQQLTNDLEQALTELMRARLE from the coding sequence GTGCCGCACGCATCGATCCAGTCCGCCAGACCAGCCCTGAGGCGTCTGCCGACCCGGGCAAGCCGCACGGTGCAGGGCGTGTTGCGTCGTCTGCTGCCTTGGGTGTTCGCCAGTCAGCGGCTGCAACTGGACCATGGCAATGCCGACGAGGGGCTGGCGCGGGAATTCGCCGCCCAGCAGCAGGGGGAGCGAACCCTTCTGCTCGCCTTCCGGCATCCCAGCCCGCGGGATCCGCTGGTGCTGGCGGATCTGTTCTGGACGCGGGTGCCTGAGGCTGCGCGCCGGCTTGGACTGACACTGCCGCGCCCGATCGAACTGCGGTTCCTCTACGACCGCGGCATCCCGCTCTGGGCCGGACCGTTGATCGGTTGGCTGCTGCAGCGGTGCGGCGGCATCGCGATCCACCGGGGACGGCTCGACCGACCTGCACTGAAACAGGCCCGCGATGCTCTGGCCCAGGGTCGCCACGCCCTGGTGGTGGCCCCTGAAGGAGCGACCAACAACCTCTCCGGCGAGATGGCTCCCCTCGAACCGGGGGTGGCCCAGCTGGCCTTCTGGGCAGCGGAAGACATGGATGAAGCGGACGATCCCCGTCCGCTTCATGTGATTCCTGTCGGCATCCGCTACAGCTGGCGTCGACCGGACTGGGCGGCTCTGGAAGCGCGGCTGACCGCACTCGAGCAGCACCTCGGGCTGAGCCCGGAGGATCAGGGGAACCGCCGGGAACGGCTTCTGCGCATCGGCGCGGAGCTGATCGAGGCCCTCGAACAGCTGGAACGGCTGCGTCCGGAGCAGGATCAACCGTTGACCCAGCGGATCGAGGCCTACCGACTGCATGGACTTCGCAAGGCTGAAAGCCATTTCGGACTGCGGGCCAGCGGCACATTGCAGGAGCGCTGCCGCCGCATCGAACAGGCGGCCTGGGACCGCATCTACCGCGAGAACCTCGATCAGCTGCCACCGCTCGAGCGCAGCCTGGCGGACTGGGAGGCGCGAGAAGCGGATCAGCAGCTGACGCGCATGCGCCTGGTGGAGCACTTCACCAGCGTCAGCGGTCACTACGTGAGCGATCAACCGGACTTCGACCGCTTCGCCGAGATGGTGCTGCTGGTGGAGGAGGCGATCGGATGGATCGAGGCCAGCCCCTGGAACGGCAAGCCTTCCCTCGGTCCGCAGCGGGTCGAACTGAGTCTCGGAGAGGCGCTCGCCGTGCAACCACGGGTGGCCGACTACCGCAGCAACCGCCGCCGGGCCGTGCAGCAGCTCACCAACGATCTCGAGCAGGCACTCACGGAGCTGATGCGAGCCAGACTGGAGTGA
- a CDS encoding ABC transporter ATP-binding protein, translating into MAEVWFEARQVEAWLSGRPVIHQLNLTLALGQSTTVLGPNGAGKSTLVKLIERSLHPIVQADAHLKLFGSETVNLWQLRSRLGVVTTELETRFPPGIEARDVVLSGLFGSMRLGRDQTPTPNQRRHGDALLHQLGLETIAEQRFGQLSDGQRRRLMIARALVHSPEVLVLDEPSRALDLKAAHQLLQTLRQLCRNGTTVVQVTHRIDTIVPEMQRVLFLDGGTVVGDGSPAEMLTAERLSALFDTDLTVVEANGYRQVLPAFRPASG; encoded by the coding sequence ATGGCTGAGGTGTGGTTCGAAGCCCGGCAGGTGGAGGCCTGGCTGAGCGGCCGGCCCGTGATCCATCAGCTCAATCTGACCCTTGCACTGGGGCAGTCGACAACGGTGCTGGGACCCAACGGGGCCGGCAAAAGCACGTTGGTGAAACTGATCGAGCGCAGCCTCCATCCGATCGTGCAGGCTGACGCCCACCTGAAGCTGTTCGGCAGCGAGACGGTGAATCTCTGGCAGCTGCGAAGCCGGCTCGGGGTGGTGACCACGGAGCTGGAAACGCGTTTTCCCCCAGGGATCGAAGCCCGTGATGTGGTGCTCAGCGGCCTGTTCGGCTCGATGCGTCTCGGCCGGGATCAGACGCCCACTCCCAACCAACGCCGCCATGGCGATGCCCTGCTGCACCAGCTGGGTCTGGAGACCATCGCAGAGCAGCGCTTCGGGCAGCTGTCCGATGGCCAGCGACGACGGCTGATGATCGCCCGCGCCCTCGTGCACTCGCCCGAGGTTCTGGTGCTCGATGAACCGAGCCGTGCCCTTGATCTGAAGGCCGCCCATCAGCTGCTGCAGACCCTGCGGCAGCTGTGCCGCAACGGCACGACGGTGGTGCAGGTGACGCATCGCATCGACACCATCGTTCCTGAAATGCAGCGGGTGCTGTTTCTGGATGGTGGAACTGTGGTGGGGGATGGATCACCGGCAGAGATGCTCACCGCCGAGCGGCTGAGCGCTCTGTTCGACACCGATCTCACCGTGGTTGAGGCCAACGGCTACCGGCAGGTGCTGCCGGCCTTCAGGCCAGCCAGCGGGTGA
- a CDS encoding NfeD family protein, whose translation MLLTYLFCLLAGGVLIALSLEGDSGADADGAGGNLSLLFSTPFWSFGLCGFGLCGLLLSLLTRSGTVLPTVVVALGMGVAMGLAAARLLGLMGRRDVDSLVRSADLIGREGIVTLAIEAESRGFVELTARGSLIRRPAVSNGGSLPQGTTVVVVACDGHTLRVDRI comes from the coding sequence ATGCTGCTCACCTACCTGTTCTGCCTGCTTGCCGGGGGTGTGCTCATCGCCCTGTCTCTGGAGGGCGACAGCGGGGCCGACGCCGATGGAGCCGGCGGCAATCTCAGCCTGCTGTTCAGCACCCCGTTCTGGTCCTTCGGCCTGTGCGGGTTCGGTCTGTGCGGTCTGCTGCTCAGCCTGCTGACCCGCAGCGGCACCGTTCTGCCGACGGTGGTCGTGGCTCTTGGGATGGGAGTGGCCATGGGACTGGCCGCAGCACGGCTGCTGGGCCTGATGGGCCGGCGGGACGTCGACAGCCTGGTGCGCAGCGCTGATCTGATCGGGCGGGAGGGCATCGTCACCCTGGCGATCGAAGCGGAGAGCCGCGGCTTCGTGGAGCTGACGGCCCGCGGCAGCCTGATCCGCCGACCGGCCGTCAGCAACGGGGGAAGCTTGCCACAGGGCACCACGGTGGTGGTGGTGGCCTGTGACGGGCACACCCTGCGGGTGGATCGCATTTGA
- a CDS encoding metal ABC transporter permease, translating to MSFLLDPLSHAFMVRALLVSALVGGVCGLLSCYMTLKGWALMGDAVSHAVLPGVVVAYALGLPFSLGAFVFGVGSVAAIGFVKQKSRVKEDTVIGLVFTGFFALGLVLVSKTRSNIDLTHILFGNVLGISSADLQQTLLISALVVSLLLLFRRDLMLFCFDPTHARSIGINTGLLHYMLLGLLSLAAVAGLQTVGIILVVAMLVTPGATAYLLTDRFDRMTLLAVLSSVLSSVLGVFISYWSDSSTAGCIVLVQTAQFLLAFLLAPRHGVLRSHSNLSP from the coding sequence ATGTCGTTCCTGCTGGACCCCCTCAGTCATGCCTTCATGGTGCGGGCGCTGCTGGTCAGTGCCCTGGTGGGAGGAGTCTGCGGTCTGCTCTCCTGCTACATGACGCTCAAGGGCTGGGCGCTGATGGGCGACGCCGTTTCCCATGCGGTGCTTCCCGGCGTGGTGGTGGCCTATGCCCTCGGCCTGCCGTTCTCCCTCGGTGCCTTCGTCTTCGGCGTCGGCTCGGTGGCTGCCATCGGCTTCGTCAAGCAGAAATCGCGCGTGAAGGAGGACACGGTGATCGGTCTGGTGTTCACCGGTTTCTTCGCCCTCGGGCTGGTGCTGGTGTCGAAGACCCGCAGCAACATCGACCTCACCCACATCCTGTTCGGCAACGTTCTGGGCATCTCCTCGGCCGACCTGCAGCAGACCCTGCTCATCTCCGCTCTGGTGGTGTCGCTGCTGCTGCTGTTCCGGCGCGATCTGATGCTGTTCTGCTTCGATCCCACCCACGCCCGCTCGATCGGCATCAACACCGGACTGCTCCACTACATGCTGCTGGGGCTGCTGTCGCTGGCTGCCGTCGCCGGTCTGCAGACCGTCGGCATCATCCTGGTGGTGGCGATGCTGGTGACCCCCGGGGCCACGGCTTACCTGCTCACGGATCGCTTCGATCGGATGACCCTGCTGGCGGTGCTCAGCAGCGTGCTCTCCAGTGTGCTGGGGGTGTTCATCAGCTACTGGAGCGACAGCTCCACAGCCGGTTGCATCGTGCTGGTGCAGACGGCCCAGTTCCTGCTGGCCTTTCTGCTGGCCCCCCGCCACGGTGTGCTGAGGAGTCACTCCAACCTCAGCCCCTGA
- a CDS encoding flotillin family protein, giving the protein MKGPPLQKQPLLQVQPASPPMWSNGRSDNSVVLGAVGGVFIGLIALTLISRWMIRICRPNEMLVVTGSRSDQGSQGMKGYRVVANGGWTFVKPILETARRVDVTLLPVVVEVRNAYSHGGTPLNIQAIANVKVSTDPEVRNNAIERFLGHDPSEIVQVAKENLEGNLRSVLAQLTPEQVNEDRLRFAEQIAEDVGQDMRRLGLQLDTLKIQSVFDDVDYLNSISRRRVAQIVRDAEIAEAEAIGQAERVEAQMEEVAEVMRTEADTVVLQKTNEVRTKVAQMDKQARSEEERTKAAEQEARARAEQQLQRVRAELERLRLKAEEVLPAQASQKAKELRARGQAAATAEDVKASALVNDLLTQVWEEAGSTAELVFLLQQIEMVLSQATRLPARLKLQRVTALDGNGAQSLASLVALNHVVVRQFFEQVNEILGIDLLGTLTNSQENH; this is encoded by the coding sequence ATGAAAGGGCCACCACTTCAGAAGCAGCCCCTGCTGCAGGTGCAACCGGCATCCCCGCCGATGTGGAGCAACGGGCGCAGTGACAACTCCGTTGTGCTGGGCGCTGTCGGCGGTGTCTTCATCGGGCTGATCGCCCTGACTCTGATCAGCCGCTGGATGATCCGCATCTGCCGACCCAACGAGATGCTCGTGGTGACCGGTTCCCGCTCGGACCAGGGCAGCCAGGGCATGAAGGGATACCGGGTGGTGGCCAACGGTGGCTGGACCTTCGTCAAGCCGATTCTCGAAACCGCCCGCCGTGTCGACGTCACGCTGCTGCCGGTGGTGGTGGAGGTGCGCAACGCCTATTCCCACGGCGGAACCCCGCTGAACATCCAGGCCATCGCCAACGTCAAGGTGAGCACCGATCCGGAGGTGCGCAACAACGCCATCGAGCGCTTCCTCGGTCATGACCCCTCGGAGATCGTGCAGGTGGCCAAGGAGAACCTCGAAGGCAATCTGCGCAGTGTGCTGGCCCAGCTCACCCCCGAACAGGTCAACGAAGACCGGCTCCGCTTCGCCGAGCAGATCGCCGAGGATGTGGGTCAGGACATGCGTCGACTGGGGCTGCAGCTGGACACGCTCAAGATCCAGAGCGTCTTCGATGACGTGGACTACCTGAATTCGATCAGCCGACGCCGCGTCGCCCAGATCGTCCGCGATGCGGAGATCGCCGAAGCGGAGGCGATCGGTCAGGCCGAGCGGGTGGAAGCGCAGATGGAGGAGGTGGCCGAGGTGATGCGCACCGAGGCGGACACCGTTGTGCTGCAGAAAACCAATGAGGTGCGCACCAAGGTGGCGCAGATGGACAAGCAGGCCCGCTCCGAGGAGGAGCGCACGAAGGCGGCTGAGCAGGAGGCCAGGGCCCGAGCCGAGCAGCAGCTGCAGAGGGTGCGTGCGGAGCTGGAGCGCCTGCGGCTGAAGGCGGAGGAGGTGCTGCCGGCCCAAGCCAGTCAGAAGGCCAAGGAACTGCGGGCCCGAGGCCAGGCGGCGGCCACGGCGGAGGACGTCAAGGCCAGTGCTCTGGTCAATGACCTGCTCACCCAGGTGTGGGAGGAAGCGGGCAGCACCGCGGAGCTGGTGTTTCTGCTGCAGCAGATCGAGATGGTGCTCTCCCAGGCCACGCGTCTGCCGGCCCGCCTGAAACTTCAGCGGGTCACCGCTCTGGATGGCAACGGCGCCCAGTCCCTCGCCAGTCTTGTGGCCCTCAACCACGTGGTGGTGCGCCAGTTCTTCGAGCAGGTGAACGAGATTCTCGGCATCGATCTGCTCGGCACCCTGACCAACTCCCAGGAGAATCACTGA